One genomic window of Bradyrhizobium sp. CCGE-LA001 includes the following:
- a CDS encoding polysaccharide deacetylase family protein, producing the protein MALGAVLAGVVCTGTLEAAECPRKDALGTSRVLSVDARTTPRVGLKSFPQTLPLADREVVLTFDDGPNPPTTSKVLAALAQECVRATFFLIGLHASQHPDMVKRIAREGHTIGHHTFSHPFMARVPFDKAKSEIDRGIAADEMALKGASTTTPSTPFFRFPYFESTPALLDLLQTRGIVVFGADLWASDWTEITPEQELKLVTERLAAAGKGIILFHDSKARTAAIMPAFLRYLRENSYRVVHIVPAGTSKNADAR; encoded by the coding sequence ATGGCGCTGGGCGCGGTGCTGGCCGGCGTCGTCTGCACGGGCACGCTCGAAGCCGCCGAGTGCCCGCGCAAGGACGCGCTCGGCACCTCGCGGGTGTTGAGCGTCGATGCCAGAACCACCCCGCGCGTGGGCCTGAAGAGCTTTCCGCAGACGCTGCCGCTCGCCGATCGCGAGGTCGTGCTGACCTTCGACGACGGGCCGAACCCGCCGACGACATCGAAGGTGCTGGCGGCGCTGGCGCAGGAATGCGTGCGCGCGACCTTCTTCCTGATCGGTCTGCACGCCTCCCAGCATCCGGACATGGTCAAGCGCATCGCGCGCGAAGGCCACACCATCGGCCATCACACCTTCTCGCATCCGTTCATGGCGCGGGTCCCGTTCGACAAGGCGAAGAGCGAGATCGACCGCGGCATCGCGGCCGACGAGATGGCGCTGAAGGGCGCCTCGACGACGACGCCCTCGACACCGTTCTTCCGCTTCCCCTATTTCGAATCGACGCCGGCGCTGCTCGACCTGCTCCAGACCCGCGGCATCGTGGTGTTCGGCGCCGACCTGTGGGCCAGCGACTGGACCGAGATCACGCCGGAGCAGGAATTGAAGCTCGTCACCGAACGCCTGGCCGCCGCGGGCAAGGGCATCATCCTCTTCCACGACTCCAAGGCGCGCACGGCGGCGATCATGCCGGCCTTCCTGCGGTATCTCAGGGAAAACAGCTATCGGGTGGTTCACATCGTGCCCGCGGGCACATCAAAGAATGCCGATGCGCGCTGA